One segment of Theobroma cacao cultivar B97-61/B2 chromosome 9, Criollo_cocoa_genome_V2, whole genome shotgun sequence DNA contains the following:
- the LOC108663460 gene encoding uncharacterized protein LOC108663460 — MATPQEKPAHVNETWPLRDDDDEGARDFEERISSSGCGCIQGLCWWRRNGNGGGQEYLLHQKEEVRDGWLKRKAMKLRETSEVLAGPRWKNFIRRFSIHGINKKRRPSMLFQYDPQSYELNFDEGIHREVDAGFPGFSARFAAPAGIQKGEMGCDKPSF; from the coding sequence aTGGCCACCCCACAGGAGAAACCAGCACATGTTAACGAAACTTGGCCATTAAGAGACGACGACGACGAAGGCGCTCGAGATTTCGAAGAGAGGATTTCATCATCCGGATGCGGTTGCATCCAGGGCCTTTGCTGGTGGCGTCGGAACGGCAATGGAGGAGGGCAGGAGTACCTGCTGCACCAAAAGGAAGAGGTAAGAGACGGTTGGTTGAAGAGAAAAGCTATGAAACTCAGAGAAACATCAGAGGTTTTGGCAGGGCCGAGGTGGAAGAACTTCATCCGCAGGTTTAGCATACACGGgattaacaagaaaagaaggcCGTCGATGCTGTTTCAGTATGATCCTCAGAGCTATGAACTCAATTTCGATGAAGGGATACATAGGGAAGTTGATGCTGGATTTCCTGGTTTCTCTGCTAGATTTGCAGCTCCAGCTGGGATACAGAAAGGGGAGATGGGATGTGATAAACCCAGTTTTTGA